In a genomic window of Anoplopoma fimbria isolate UVic2021 breed Golden Eagle Sablefish chromosome 6, Afim_UVic_2022, whole genome shotgun sequence:
- the stpg4 gene encoding protein STPG4 gives MSAVQNGANGKNKAFSKAADMSRGGNRTDKGDDKVDLCSRGSWWLGTLKDTPIPGVYHIRDFIEEAELNPVKKTYGFKGVGRKASILGVRKGDLLLPGAYDYTDSTQEVLMHQVSYSFKNCPRPNIVTLGIRDKHINTSPCDYDVTAKPVEKIPCKHVMFRSTVQRISFPPKEGLAPCHYNPQTRPGKGITSCFKSTLPRLHCVHSKTPGPGAYEPCWKLGDRLNREAMEPSFSLFFRDIL, from the exons ATGAGCGCGGTGCAGAACGGGGCCAATGGGAAAAACAAAGCCTTCTCTAAAGCCGCTGACATGTCCAGGGGTGGCAATAGAACAGATAAG GGTGATGACAAGGTGGACCTGTGTAGCCGGGGGAGCTGGTGGCTGGGAACCCTGAAA GACACACCCATCCCAGGTGTCTATCACATCCGCGACTTCATCGAAGAAGCTGAACTGAACCCGGTCAAGAAGACCTACGGCTTCAAAGGCGTTGGCAGAAAAGCCAGCATTCTGGGCGTACGCAAGGGGGATTTGCTTCTCCCTGGGGCGTACGACTACACTGACTCCACCCAGGAGGTCCTGATGCACCAGGTGTCCTACTCTTTCAAAAACTGTCCAAGGCCCAACATCGTCACCCTGGGCATCAGGGACAAG CATATAAACACTTCACCGTGCGACTACGATGTGACAGCGAAGCCGGTGGAGAAGATTCCCTGCAA GCATGTGATGTTTCGGTCAACCGTGCAGCGGATCAGCTTTCCTCCT AAGGAAGGACTGGCTCCATGCCACTATAATCCACAGACCAGACCAGGAAAAGGCATCACTTCCTGCTTCAAATCCACCTTGCCGcggctccactgtgttcactcC AAGACCCCAGGACCAGGGGCCTACGAACCTTGCTGGAAGTTGGGTGATCGTCTTAACAGGGAGGCCATGGAGCCATCATTTAGCCTCTTCTTCCGCGACATTCTCTAG